The following coding sequences are from one Diospyros lotus cultivar Yz01 chromosome 7, ASM1463336v1, whole genome shotgun sequence window:
- the LOC127806467 gene encoding uncharacterized protein LOC127806467 isoform X1: MIKKSRAERTVRYLMESRSESQKKVYFHYDHTDACKDSRWTSRECYEFMYDRAWQQVRDFYSNLVGGRMSLSALFGTQHRELSPHAHSIFDDGEISEATDKSESASIPTNDRTGRWARVTFKIVLSYHGESFDGWQKQPGLNTVQGFWISHPISIYPHQLIYSLVERSIGKFVDEKKSQQLKDKGLPTEGVAAVAGRTDKGVTALQQVCSFYTWRKDVKPQEVIDAIDEAAPGKLRVVSASEVSRVFHPNFSAKWRRYLYIFPLNGGERETSILGDAENINFGENYCSQRYAERIGEETVEDSLQSAKDGLQSKLSMFKISKVNQLFYQLEGKLLSYKMFARDTKASRNIGPPTECFIYHIRAAEARLPHPKDEEGTKVMCVELVANRFLRKMVRVLVATAIREAAAGAEEDILLKLMDATCRRATAPPAPPDGLCLVDVGYTDFDPQICLIS; encoded by the exons ATGATAAAGAAGTCAAGGGCAGAACGAACAGTGAGATATCTGATGGAAAGCCGCAGTGAAAGCCAGAAGAAGGTCTATTTCCATTACGACCACACCGATGCTTGCAAGGATTCCCGGTGGACTTCCAG GGAATGTTACGAGTTCATGTACGACAGGGCATGGCAACAAGTTCGTGATTTTTACTCGAATTTGGTTGGGGGTCGCATGTCGTTGTCGGCATTGTTCGGGACTCAG CACAGAGAACTTTCTCCACATGCACATTCTATTTTTGATGATGGTGAAATTAGTGAGGCTACTGATAAATCTGAATCTGCAAGTATTCCAACCAATGACAGGACTGGAAGGTGGGCAAGAGTAACGTTTAAGATAGTCCTTTCATATCATGGGGAATCCTTTGATGGGTGGCAGAAGCAGCCTGGGTTGAACACTGTGCAAgg CTTCTGGATTTCTCATCCCATTAGTATTTATCCACATCAGTTGATATACAG CTTAGTTGAAAGATCTATTGGAAAGTTTGTTGATGAAAAGAAATCTCAACAGTTGAAAGACAAGGGCTTACCTACTGAAGGCGTTGCTGCTGTTGCTGGGAGAACTGACAAAGGAGTGACAGCTCTTCAACAAGTTTGTTCTTTCT ATACTTGGAGAAAAGATGTCAAACCTCAAGAGGTTATAGATGCCATTGATGAAGCAGCACCAGGAAAACTCAGGGTTGTATCAGCTTCTGAG GTGTCACGGGTATTTCATCCTAACTTCTCTGCCAAATGGAGGCGCTATCTGTATATTTTCCCTTTGaatggtggagagagagagacttcaATTCTGGGGGACGCTGAGAAtataaattttggagaaaattattGCAGTCAAAGATATGCTGAAAGAATTGGTGAGGAAACTGTTGAAGACTCTCTTCAAAGTGCCAAGGATGGCCTCCAAAGCAAACTCTCTATGTTTAAAATTAGCAAGGTTAACCAGCTTTTCTATCAACTGGAAGGAAAATTGTTATCCTACAAGATGTTTGCACGAGATACTAAAGCTTCAAGAAACAT TGGTCCACCAACTGAGTGTTTTATCTATCATATTCGTGCTGCTGAAGCCAGATTACCGCATCCT aAGGATGAGGAAGGTACGAAAGTCATGTGTGTTGAGTTGGTTGCCAACCGTTTCTTACGCAAG ATGGTTCGAGTGCTTGTGGCGACAGCCATAAGGGAAGCAGCTGCTGGTGCAGAAGAAGATATATTGCTCAAGTTAATGGATGCTACATGCAGACGTGCCACTGCACCACCTGCCCCTCCTGATGGCCTTTGCCTAGTTGATGTAGGGTATACAGATTTTGACCCACAAATTTGTCTGATCTCTTGA
- the LOC127806467 gene encoding uncharacterized protein LOC127806467 isoform X2 — protein MIKKSRAERTVRYLMESRSESQKKVYFHYDHTDACKDSRWTSRECYEFMYDRAWQQVRDFYSNLVGGRMSLSALFGTQHRELSPHAHSIFDDGEISEATDKSESASIPTNDRTGRWARVTFKIVLSYHGESFDGWQKQPGLNTVQGLVERSIGKFVDEKKSQQLKDKGLPTEGVAAVAGRTDKGVTALQQVCSFYTWRKDVKPQEVIDAIDEAAPGKLRVVSASEVSRVFHPNFSAKWRRYLYIFPLNGGERETSILGDAENINFGENYCSQRYAERIGEETVEDSLQSAKDGLQSKLSMFKISKVNQLFYQLEGKLLSYKMFARDTKASRNIGPPTECFIYHIRAAEARLPHPKDEEGTKVMCVELVANRFLRKMVRVLVATAIREAAAGAEEDILLKLMDATCRRATAPPAPPDGLCLVDVGYTDFDPQICLIS, from the exons ATGATAAAGAAGTCAAGGGCAGAACGAACAGTGAGATATCTGATGGAAAGCCGCAGTGAAAGCCAGAAGAAGGTCTATTTCCATTACGACCACACCGATGCTTGCAAGGATTCCCGGTGGACTTCCAG GGAATGTTACGAGTTCATGTACGACAGGGCATGGCAACAAGTTCGTGATTTTTACTCGAATTTGGTTGGGGGTCGCATGTCGTTGTCGGCATTGTTCGGGACTCAG CACAGAGAACTTTCTCCACATGCACATTCTATTTTTGATGATGGTGAAATTAGTGAGGCTACTGATAAATCTGAATCTGCAAGTATTCCAACCAATGACAGGACTGGAAGGTGGGCAAGAGTAACGTTTAAGATAGTCCTTTCATATCATGGGGAATCCTTTGATGGGTGGCAGAAGCAGCCTGGGTTGAACACTGTGCAAgg CTTAGTTGAAAGATCTATTGGAAAGTTTGTTGATGAAAAGAAATCTCAACAGTTGAAAGACAAGGGCTTACCTACTGAAGGCGTTGCTGCTGTTGCTGGGAGAACTGACAAAGGAGTGACAGCTCTTCAACAAGTTTGTTCTTTCT ATACTTGGAGAAAAGATGTCAAACCTCAAGAGGTTATAGATGCCATTGATGAAGCAGCACCAGGAAAACTCAGGGTTGTATCAGCTTCTGAG GTGTCACGGGTATTTCATCCTAACTTCTCTGCCAAATGGAGGCGCTATCTGTATATTTTCCCTTTGaatggtggagagagagagacttcaATTCTGGGGGACGCTGAGAAtataaattttggagaaaattattGCAGTCAAAGATATGCTGAAAGAATTGGTGAGGAAACTGTTGAAGACTCTCTTCAAAGTGCCAAGGATGGCCTCCAAAGCAAACTCTCTATGTTTAAAATTAGCAAGGTTAACCAGCTTTTCTATCAACTGGAAGGAAAATTGTTATCCTACAAGATGTTTGCACGAGATACTAAAGCTTCAAGAAACAT TGGTCCACCAACTGAGTGTTTTATCTATCATATTCGTGCTGCTGAAGCCAGATTACCGCATCCT aAGGATGAGGAAGGTACGAAAGTCATGTGTGTTGAGTTGGTTGCCAACCGTTTCTTACGCAAG ATGGTTCGAGTGCTTGTGGCGACAGCCATAAGGGAAGCAGCTGCTGGTGCAGAAGAAGATATATTGCTCAAGTTAATGGATGCTACATGCAGACGTGCCACTGCACCACCTGCCCCTCCTGATGGCCTTTGCCTAGTTGATGTAGGGTATACAGATTTTGACCCACAAATTTGTCTGATCTCTTGA
- the LOC127806467 gene encoding uncharacterized protein LOC127806467 isoform X3, whose protein sequence is MLARIPGGLPGNVTSSCTTGHGNKFVIFTRIWLGVACRCRHCSGLRELSPHAHSIFDDGEISEATDKSESASIPTNDRTGRWARVTFKIVLSYHGESFDGWQKQPGLNTVQGFWISHPISIYPHQLIYSLVERSIGKFVDEKKSQQLKDKGLPTEGVAAVAGRTDKGVTALQQVCSFYTWRKDVKPQEVIDAIDEAAPGKLRVVSASEVSRVFHPNFSAKWRRYLYIFPLNGGERETSILGDAENINFGENYCSQRYAERIGEETVEDSLQSAKDGLQSKLSMFKISKVNQLFYQLEGKLLSYKMFARDTKASRNIGPPTECFIYHIRAAEARLPHPKDEEGTKVMCVELVANRFLRKMVRVLVATAIREAAAGAEEDILLKLMDATCRRATAPPAPPDGLCLVDVGYTDFDPQICLIS, encoded by the exons ATGCTTGCAAGGATTCCCGGTGGACTTCCAG GGAATGTTACGAGTTCATGTACGACAGGGCATGGCAACAAGTTCGTGATTTTTACTCGAATTTGGTTGGGGGTCGCATGTCGTTGTCGGCATTGTTCGGGACTCAG AGAACTTTCTCCACATGCACATTCTATTTTTGATGATGGTGAAATTAGTGAGGCTACTGATAAATCTGAATCTGCAAGTATTCCAACCAATGACAGGACTGGAAGGTGGGCAAGAGTAACGTTTAAGATAGTCCTTTCATATCATGGGGAATCCTTTGATGGGTGGCAGAAGCAGCCTGGGTTGAACACTGTGCAAgg CTTCTGGATTTCTCATCCCATTAGTATTTATCCACATCAGTTGATATACAG CTTAGTTGAAAGATCTATTGGAAAGTTTGTTGATGAAAAGAAATCTCAACAGTTGAAAGACAAGGGCTTACCTACTGAAGGCGTTGCTGCTGTTGCTGGGAGAACTGACAAAGGAGTGACAGCTCTTCAACAAGTTTGTTCTTTCT ATACTTGGAGAAAAGATGTCAAACCTCAAGAGGTTATAGATGCCATTGATGAAGCAGCACCAGGAAAACTCAGGGTTGTATCAGCTTCTGAG GTGTCACGGGTATTTCATCCTAACTTCTCTGCCAAATGGAGGCGCTATCTGTATATTTTCCCTTTGaatggtggagagagagagacttcaATTCTGGGGGACGCTGAGAAtataaattttggagaaaattattGCAGTCAAAGATATGCTGAAAGAATTGGTGAGGAAACTGTTGAAGACTCTCTTCAAAGTGCCAAGGATGGCCTCCAAAGCAAACTCTCTATGTTTAAAATTAGCAAGGTTAACCAGCTTTTCTATCAACTGGAAGGAAAATTGTTATCCTACAAGATGTTTGCACGAGATACTAAAGCTTCAAGAAACAT TGGTCCACCAACTGAGTGTTTTATCTATCATATTCGTGCTGCTGAAGCCAGATTACCGCATCCT aAGGATGAGGAAGGTACGAAAGTCATGTGTGTTGAGTTGGTTGCCAACCGTTTCTTACGCAAG ATGGTTCGAGTGCTTGTGGCGACAGCCATAAGGGAAGCAGCTGCTGGTGCAGAAGAAGATATATTGCTCAAGTTAATGGATGCTACATGCAGACGTGCCACTGCACCACCTGCCCCTCCTGATGGCCTTTGCCTAGTTGATGTAGGGTATACAGATTTTGACCCACAAATTTGTCTGATCTCTTGA
- the LOC127806467 gene encoding uncharacterized protein LOC127806467 isoform X4: MLARIPGGLPGNVTSSCTTGHGNKFVIFTRIWLGVACRCRHCSGLRTGRWARVTFKIVLSYHGESFDGWQKQPGLNTVQGFWISHPISIYPHQLIYSLVERSIGKFVDEKKSQQLKDKGLPTEGVAAVAGRTDKGVTALQQVCSFYTWRKDVKPQEVIDAIDEAAPGKLRVVSASEVSRVFHPNFSAKWRRYLYIFPLNGGERETSILGDAENINFGENYCSQRYAERIGEETVEDSLQSAKDGLQSKLSMFKISKVNQLFYQLEGKLLSYKMFARDTKASRNIGPPTECFIYHIRAAEARLPHPKDEEGTKVMCVELVANRFLRKMVRVLVATAIREAAAGAEEDILLKLMDATCRRATAPPAPPDGLCLVDVGYTDFDPQICLIS, from the exons ATGCTTGCAAGGATTCCCGGTGGACTTCCAG GGAATGTTACGAGTTCATGTACGACAGGGCATGGCAACAAGTTCGTGATTTTTACTCGAATTTGGTTGGGGGTCGCATGTCGTTGTCGGCATTGTTCGGGACTCAG GACTGGAAGGTGGGCAAGAGTAACGTTTAAGATAGTCCTTTCATATCATGGGGAATCCTTTGATGGGTGGCAGAAGCAGCCTGGGTTGAACACTGTGCAAgg CTTCTGGATTTCTCATCCCATTAGTATTTATCCACATCAGTTGATATACAG CTTAGTTGAAAGATCTATTGGAAAGTTTGTTGATGAAAAGAAATCTCAACAGTTGAAAGACAAGGGCTTACCTACTGAAGGCGTTGCTGCTGTTGCTGGGAGAACTGACAAAGGAGTGACAGCTCTTCAACAAGTTTGTTCTTTCT ATACTTGGAGAAAAGATGTCAAACCTCAAGAGGTTATAGATGCCATTGATGAAGCAGCACCAGGAAAACTCAGGGTTGTATCAGCTTCTGAG GTGTCACGGGTATTTCATCCTAACTTCTCTGCCAAATGGAGGCGCTATCTGTATATTTTCCCTTTGaatggtggagagagagagacttcaATTCTGGGGGACGCTGAGAAtataaattttggagaaaattattGCAGTCAAAGATATGCTGAAAGAATTGGTGAGGAAACTGTTGAAGACTCTCTTCAAAGTGCCAAGGATGGCCTCCAAAGCAAACTCTCTATGTTTAAAATTAGCAAGGTTAACCAGCTTTTCTATCAACTGGAAGGAAAATTGTTATCCTACAAGATGTTTGCACGAGATACTAAAGCTTCAAGAAACAT TGGTCCACCAACTGAGTGTTTTATCTATCATATTCGTGCTGCTGAAGCCAGATTACCGCATCCT aAGGATGAGGAAGGTACGAAAGTCATGTGTGTTGAGTTGGTTGCCAACCGTTTCTTACGCAAG ATGGTTCGAGTGCTTGTGGCGACAGCCATAAGGGAAGCAGCTGCTGGTGCAGAAGAAGATATATTGCTCAAGTTAATGGATGCTACATGCAGACGTGCCACTGCACCACCTGCCCCTCCTGATGGCCTTTGCCTAGTTGATGTAGGGTATACAGATTTTGACCCACAAATTTGTCTGATCTCTTGA
- the LOC127806467 gene encoding uncharacterized protein LOC127806467 isoform X5, whose protein sequence is MLARIPGGLPGNVTSSCTTGHGNKFVIFTRIWLGVACRCRHCSGLRTGRWARVTFKIVLSYHGESFDGWQKQPGLNTVQGLVERSIGKFVDEKKSQQLKDKGLPTEGVAAVAGRTDKGVTALQQVCSFYTWRKDVKPQEVIDAIDEAAPGKLRVVSASEVSRVFHPNFSAKWRRYLYIFPLNGGERETSILGDAENINFGENYCSQRYAERIGEETVEDSLQSAKDGLQSKLSMFKISKVNQLFYQLEGKLLSYKMFARDTKASRNIGPPTECFIYHIRAAEARLPHPKDEEGTKVMCVELVANRFLRKMVRVLVATAIREAAAGAEEDILLKLMDATCRRATAPPAPPDGLCLVDVGYTDFDPQICLIS, encoded by the exons ATGCTTGCAAGGATTCCCGGTGGACTTCCAG GGAATGTTACGAGTTCATGTACGACAGGGCATGGCAACAAGTTCGTGATTTTTACTCGAATTTGGTTGGGGGTCGCATGTCGTTGTCGGCATTGTTCGGGACTCAG GACTGGAAGGTGGGCAAGAGTAACGTTTAAGATAGTCCTTTCATATCATGGGGAATCCTTTGATGGGTGGCAGAAGCAGCCTGGGTTGAACACTGTGCAAgg CTTAGTTGAAAGATCTATTGGAAAGTTTGTTGATGAAAAGAAATCTCAACAGTTGAAAGACAAGGGCTTACCTACTGAAGGCGTTGCTGCTGTTGCTGGGAGAACTGACAAAGGAGTGACAGCTCTTCAACAAGTTTGTTCTTTCT ATACTTGGAGAAAAGATGTCAAACCTCAAGAGGTTATAGATGCCATTGATGAAGCAGCACCAGGAAAACTCAGGGTTGTATCAGCTTCTGAG GTGTCACGGGTATTTCATCCTAACTTCTCTGCCAAATGGAGGCGCTATCTGTATATTTTCCCTTTGaatggtggagagagagagacttcaATTCTGGGGGACGCTGAGAAtataaattttggagaaaattattGCAGTCAAAGATATGCTGAAAGAATTGGTGAGGAAACTGTTGAAGACTCTCTTCAAAGTGCCAAGGATGGCCTCCAAAGCAAACTCTCTATGTTTAAAATTAGCAAGGTTAACCAGCTTTTCTATCAACTGGAAGGAAAATTGTTATCCTACAAGATGTTTGCACGAGATACTAAAGCTTCAAGAAACAT TGGTCCACCAACTGAGTGTTTTATCTATCATATTCGTGCTGCTGAAGCCAGATTACCGCATCCT aAGGATGAGGAAGGTACGAAAGTCATGTGTGTTGAGTTGGTTGCCAACCGTTTCTTACGCAAG ATGGTTCGAGTGCTTGTGGCGACAGCCATAAGGGAAGCAGCTGCTGGTGCAGAAGAAGATATATTGCTCAAGTTAATGGATGCTACATGCAGACGTGCCACTGCACCACCTGCCCCTCCTGATGGCCTTTGCCTAGTTGATGTAGGGTATACAGATTTTGACCCACAAATTTGTCTGATCTCTTGA
- the LOC127806677 gene encoding pollen receptor-like kinase 1, which translates to MSPNPFNNQLFSNPCEAPLSRLPRRRRARHRPGVRTAGIHTHTHRYILMAYKRPLFVVLVVFCLQVIPSSCRSESEILLELKKSVEGNNAALSGWNTTTPPCSGDKRNWAGILCSQGRVWGLKLENLGLSGHINLEVLQELTSLKAISLMKNEFTGGLPNLRKLGTLKSLYLSDNKFSGEIEADAFMGMVSLKKLHLANNMFTGSIPLSLTILPKLVELSLEGNRFEGEIPDFKLSIMRSFNVSNNQLEGPIPPSLAKLHATSFQGNENLCGGPLQPCPSKSGLTAATIVVLVAAVLAALAVIAAIFIILRRRQAPAETHPAPATMPTHRKVASGGGDLDKMERGASSPQPTTAGKPKAENGPKLTFLRDDAEKFDLGELLKASAEVLGSGYFGASYKTGLPTGKTKVVKRYRHMNNVGREEFQEHMRRLGRLSHPNLLPILAFYYRKEEKLLVTDHVDNVSLAIHLHGNRSRGHTSPDWPTRLRIIKGIAKGLLYLYNELPSLVAPHGHLKSSNVLLNKSFEPLLTDYGLVPVVNQEHAEKLMVAHKSPEYQQTKRITKKTDVWSLGIIILETLTGKFPANYLQQEGKESDPDLATWVNSVLRQESSPGEVFDKDLKKTKNCEGEMMKLLKIGLACTEPDFEKRCDLKEAVEKIQEIAEDDLLSSTGSR; encoded by the exons ATGTCCCCAAATCCATTCAACAACCAATTATTTTCCAATCCTTGCGAAGCCCCTCTCTCTCGCTTGCCTCGCCGGCGCCGCGCACGCCACCGCCCCGGTGTGCGCACCGCCggaatacacacacacacacacagatatatattaATGGCATATAAGCGGCCACTTTTTGTGGTCCTTGTTGTCTTCTGCTTGCAAGTCATCCCTTCTTCCTGTAGATCTGAGTCCGAAATCCTCCTGGAATTGAAGAAATCTGTCGAAGGCAACAATGCCGCTTTATCAG GTTGGAACACCACTACGCCGCCTTGTTCCGGCGACAAGAGGAATTGGGCCGGCATTCTTTGCTCGCAAGGGCGTGTTTGGGGCCTGAAGCTGGAGAATTTGGGACTTTCCGGCCACATTAACCTCGAAGTTCTCCAGGAATTGACTTCTCTGAAAGCCATCAGTCTGATGAAGAACGAGTTCACCGGCGGCTTGCCGAACCTGAGGAAGCTCGGCACGCTGAAGTCACTTTACCTGTCGGATAACAAGTTCTCCGGCGAGATTGAGGCCGACGCTTTTATGGGCATGGTGTCATTGAAGAAGCTTCATTTGGCGAACAATATGTTCACTGGTTCGATCCCATTGTCGCTGACGATTCTGCCGAAGCTGGTGGAGTTGAGCCTCGAAGGGAACCGATTCGAAGGGGAGATTCCAGATTTCAAGCTCAGCATTATGAGATCTTTCAACGTATCTAACAATCAACTCGAAGGTCCCATTCCTCCAAGCCTCGCCAAGCTTCATGCCACCTCGTTTCAAG GCAATGAAAATCTTTGTGGAGGACCACTCCAACCATGTCCGTCCAAGTCAGGGCTAACTGCGGCGACGATCGTTGTGTTGGTGGCGGCCGTGCTGGCTGCTCTTGCAGTCATAGCGGCGATTTTTATAATCCTTAGGCGGCGTCAAGCACCCGCCGAAACACATCCGGCTCCGGCGACAATGCCGACACACCGAAAGGTAGCCTCGGGCGGCGGCGACTTGGACAAGATGGAGCGTGGCGCATCGAGTCCACAGCCGACAACCGCCGGCAAGCCGAAGGCGGAGAACGGCCCGAAGCTGACGTTTCTGAGGGACGACGCCGAGAAGTTCGATCTCGGCGAGTTGCTGAAGGCGTCGGCCGAAGTTTTGGGGAGCGGGTACTTCGGAGCTTCTTACAAAACGGGCCTTCCGACGGGGAAAACCAAGGTGGTGAAGAGGTACAGGCACATGAACAATGTGGGAAGAGAAGAGTTTCAGGAGCACATGAGAAGGCTGGGCAGGCTGAGCCACCCTAACTTGCTCCCCATTTTGGCTTTCTACTATAGGAAGGAGGAGAAGCTCTTGGTCACTGACCATGTTGACAATGTCAGCTTGGCCATCCATCTCCATG GCAACCGATCTCGTGGCCACACAAGCCCAGATTGGCCAACCCGACTGAGAATCATCAAAGGGATAGCCAAAGGTCTTCTCTATCTCTACAACGAGCTGCCCAGCCTCGTCGCCCCACATGGCCACCTCAAATCTTCAAACGTTCTTCTCAACAAATCCTTCGAGCCTCTCCTCACCGATTACGGCCTCGTCCCAGTCGTCAACCAAGAACACGCCGAAAAACTCATGGTCGCCCACAAATCGCCGGAGTACCAGCAAACCAAACGGATCACCAAGAAAACCGACGTCTGGAGCCTCGGAATTATCATCTTGGAGACTCTAACCGGCAAGTTCCCGGCCAACTATCTGCAACAAGAAGGGAAGGAGAGCGACCCCGACCTGGCGACGTGGGTGAACTCCGTTCTCCGGCAAGAATCCTCCCCCGGCGAAGTGTTCGACAAAGACCTGAAGAAGACAAAGAATTGTGAGGGTGAGATGATGAAGTTGCTGAAGATAGGGCTTGCTTGCACGGAACCGGATTTTGAGAAGAGGTGTGATTTGAAGGAGGCTGTGGAGAAGATTCAGGAAATTGCAGAAGATGACTTGTTATCAAGCACTGGTTCAAGATGA